In Listeria cossartiae subsp. cossartiae, the DNA window CATATGTAGCGTAACCGCGAGAATCAAAAAAGTAATCAAAGAACAAGTAAACATAACGATTAAGATTACCGTAGCTAAATGGAGATTATTTTTCGAAAAACGATATTTTTTCATGAAAGTTTGTCCACCTATGTTGATTTTATAACAAAATTCTAGCACTAAAAATAAACCTTGTCTATTGCAGAAAAAAATCAAAAAAACTATTGTTCGCGTGGAAGCTTTGTTGTATAATGTAGCTTGCTGTAAGTAAACTTTGTGTTTAATATTAGTAAACTTCTGTGACTTGAGGTTTACTATCACTAAACTTGAAAGAAAGGACATCGACATGGAAATTGGCAAACGCATTAAAAATCTGAGGCTCAGTAAGAATTTAACGCAAGAAGAATTAGGCGAACGAACAGATTTGACGAAGGGATATATTTCACAGTTAGAACGAGATTTAAGTTCTCCTTCGATTGAAACGTTATTTGCTATTTTGGAAGTGTTAGGTTCCACTCCGAAAGATTTTTTTGATGAGGAAGAACATAATCAAAAAGTAATTTACGGAGAGCTAGAGCATACTTTCTTTGAAGATGAAGAAAAAGGTTACAGAATTAAGTGGCTTGTTCCAGAATCAAATGAAAAAGAAATGGAGCCAGTTCTGCTTGAAATAGAGGCAAATAGCTGTTTTAAAAGCTTCGAACCATCACTTTCAGAAACTTTTGCTTATGTGTTAAAAGGGGAAGTGACTGTGCTACTTGGTCGAAATGAGTATGTAGCTAAAAAAGGAGAAGCAATTTATTTCCACGCCGCAGATGAACACCAAATTATTAATCGATCAAATGAACAAGCAACGCTCATCTTAGTAGCTACAGAGTCATATTTATAAGGGAGGTAAATGATTGTGACAGAAACAATTATTCGTTTTGAAAACGTAACAAAACAATTTGATAATGATCCACCAGTGCTAGACAATGTCAGCTTTGAAATAGAAAAAGGGAAGTTTTATACATTGCTCGGCCCATCAGGTTGCGGCAAAACAACCATTTTGCGCTTAATTGCTGGATTTTTAGAAGCATCAGAAGGACAAATTTACCTAGGAGAAAAAGTAATTAACCAAATTCCAGCCAATAAACGGCCAGTAAATACCGTTTTCCAAGATTATGCTTTATTTCCGCATTTAAACGTGTACGAAAATGTCGCTTTTGGACTGCGTATTAAAAAATTGAAAAAAGAAGCTATCGACGAAAAAGTAAAAGAAGCTTTGCGCTTTGTTAACTTAAAAGGCTACGAAAAAAGAGAAATTAGCGAAATGTCTGGCGGACAAAGACAACGTGTCGCAATCGCGCGGGCAATCGTCAATGAACCAGAAGTTATTTTGCTTGATGAGCCACTATCAGCACTTGATTTAAAACTACGTACAGAAATGCAATATGAACTGCGCGATTTACAAAAACGGCTTGGTATTACCTTTATCTTTGTAACGCATGACCAAGAAGAAGCACTCGCAATGAGTGACGAAATTTTTGTGCTAAACAAAGGTGAAATTCAACAAAGTGGGACACCGATTGATATTTACGATGAACCGATTAATAAATTTGTCGCTGATTTTATCGGCGAATCCAACATTGTTAATGGCAAAATGATTCAAGATTTCGAAGTGGAATTTGTGGAAAGACGTTTTGAATGTGTCGACCAAGGTTTCCGTCCGAATGAAGTTGTCGAGGTAGTTATTCGTCCGGAAGATTTAGAGATTACTTCTGCTGAAAAAGGGCAGCTGCAAGTAACCGTGGACTGGATGCTTTTCCGTGGTGTGCACTATGAAGTAGGTTGTATCGATATTGATGGAAATGAATGGCTTGTTCACACAACAAGAAAAGTTCGTGTGGGTGATAAGATTGGCTTAGCGTTTGAACCAGAGGCAATTCATGTTATGCGTCTTGGGGAAACGGAGGAAGAATTCGATAAGCGGCTTGATAGCTACGATGAGGTGCAGTAATGAATAGACGCACCCGTACAGTTTACCTAGTTCCTTATGTTCTTTGGATTTTACTTTTTGTAGTTGCACCGATTTTATTAATTGTATATTATTCGTTTTTTGATGTAGATGGCAATTTTACTGTAGATAATTATATTCACTTTTTCACCCCTGTCTATTTAAAAATGACGGCTAGTTCGTTCTGGTACGCGTTTTTAATTACGGTTTTCACACTGCTGATTTCCTATCCAACGGCTTACTTGTTAACGAAACTAAAACATAAACAACTTTGGCTATTGCTGATTATTTTGCCGACTTGGATCAATTTACTGCTTAAAGCGTATGCCTTTATTGGGATTTTTGGGACATACGGGGCGGCGAATCAGTTTTTAGAAATACTCGGAATTGGCTCGAAACAGATTTTATTTACGGATTTTAGTTTCTTATTTGTATCGACCTATATTTTTATTCCGTTTATGATATTGCCGATTTTTAATGCGATTGAGGAAATTAATCCAACGTTGATTCAAGCATCGCGAGACTTAGGTGCATCTAGTTTGACAACATTTAGACGAGTGATTTTCCCACTTACTGCTGACGGCGTGAAATCAGGGTGTCAGGCTGTTTTTATTCCAGCGCTATCACTCTTTATGATTACTCGATTGATTGCAGGAAACCGCGTGATTACGCTCGGAACAGCAATTGAAGAACATTTCCTTGTAACGCAAGACTGGGGAATGGGTTCAACAATTGGCGTATTTTTAATTATTGCGATGATTTTAATTATGTTCCTAACAGGTTCGAAAAAGAAAAGAGGTGCGCGTAAATGAAGAAAAGTAAATGGGGTACGATTTATTTAGTGCTTGTTTTTGTGATTTTATATGCGCCGATTTTCTATTTGATTTTTTACTCGTTTAATAAAGGCGGCACGATGCATAACTTTAGCGGCTTTACGCTTGGATATTATAAGGAAGTTTTCCAAGATACGCGCTTACTGATTATCGTGCTAAATACGTTTGTGATTGCGCTACTTTCTTCGGTGATCGCAACTATTATCGGGGTTTGCGGGGCGCTGGCGATTAAATTTATGCCCAAACCATTCGCGAAAAACTCGCTTTTAAGTTTGAATAATGTGTTGATTGTTAGTCCGGATGTTATTATCGGTGCTAGTTTCTTGATTTTCTTCAC includes these proteins:
- a CDS encoding ABC transporter ATP-binding protein, giving the protein MTETIIRFENVTKQFDNDPPVLDNVSFEIEKGKFYTLLGPSGCGKTTILRLIAGFLEASEGQIYLGEKVINQIPANKRPVNTVFQDYALFPHLNVYENVAFGLRIKKLKKEAIDEKVKEALRFVNLKGYEKREISEMSGGQRQRVAIARAIVNEPEVILLDEPLSALDLKLRTEMQYELRDLQKRLGITFIFVTHDQEEALAMSDEIFVLNKGEIQQSGTPIDIYDEPINKFVADFIGESNIVNGKMIQDFEVEFVERRFECVDQGFRPNEVVEVVIRPEDLEITSAEKGQLQVTVDWMLFRGVHYEVGCIDIDGNEWLVHTTRKVRVGDKIGLAFEPEAIHVMRLGETEEEFDKRLDSYDEVQ
- a CDS encoding ABC transporter permease yields the protein MNRRTRTVYLVPYVLWILLFVVAPILLIVYYSFFDVDGNFTVDNYIHFFTPVYLKMTASSFWYAFLITVFTLLISYPTAYLLTKLKHKQLWLLLIILPTWINLLLKAYAFIGIFGTYGAANQFLEILGIGSKQILFTDFSFLFVSTYIFIPFMILPIFNAIEEINPTLIQASRDLGASSLTTFRRVIFPLTADGVKSGCQAVFIPALSLFMITRLIAGNRVITLGTAIEEHFLVTQDWGMGSTIGVFLIIAMILIMFLTGSKKKRGARK
- a CDS encoding helix-turn-helix domain-containing protein; this translates as MEIGKRIKNLRLSKNLTQEELGERTDLTKGYISQLERDLSSPSIETLFAILEVLGSTPKDFFDEEEHNQKVIYGELEHTFFEDEEKGYRIKWLVPESNEKEMEPVLLEIEANSCFKSFEPSLSETFAYVLKGEVTVLLGRNEYVAKKGEAIYFHAADEHQIINRSNEQATLILVATESYL